One genomic region from Nitrospirota bacterium encodes:
- the argB gene encoding acetylglutamate kinase translates to MEKLIEKANVLIEALPYIRNFYGKTFVIKYGGAAMVEEKLKNAFAQDVVLMNFIGIRPVIVHGGGPKISAIMEKMGKKPTFIHGQRFTDKETMDIVEMVLGGLINKEIVSLINRHGGRAIGLSGKDGSLIKAKKRLVRKVSEETGVSEIIDLGLVGEVTSVNPKILYSMEKDGFIPVIAPIGVGPKNETLNINADYIAGSIASALKAEKLILLTDVNGIMDNNKKLIPTINRSKIKAFISKGIISGGMLPKVQACQNALKEGVGKTHIIDGRIPHALLLEIFTKKGIGTEIVK, encoded by the coding sequence ATGGAGAAACTCATCGAAAAGGCCAATGTCCTTATAGAGGCACTGCCTTATATACGGAACTTTTACGGCAAGACATTTGTGATTAAATACGGCGGAGCAGCCATGGTTGAGGAAAAACTCAAGAATGCATTTGCCCAGGATGTGGTGCTTATGAATTTTATAGGTATCCGGCCTGTAATTGTCCATGGCGGCGGTCCGAAAATAAGTGCAATTATGGAAAAAATGGGCAAGAAACCAACCTTTATCCATGGCCAGCGATTTACAGATAAAGAGACAATGGACATTGTTGAGATGGTCTTAGGGGGCCTTATAAACAAAGAAATCGTATCCCTTATAAACCGCCATGGCGGCCGTGCCATTGGCCTGAGTGGAAAGGACGGCTCTCTCATTAAGGCCAAAAAGAGGTTAGTCAGGAAAGTCTCGGAAGAAACAGGAGTGTCTGAGATAATCGATCTCGGACTTGTTGGAGAGGTTACATCTGTAAATCCAAAAATTCTATATTCGATGGAAAAGGACGGTTTTATCCCTGTGATTGCTCCGATAGGGGTAGGGCCTAAAAACGAAACCCTCAACATAAATGCAGACTATATTGCAGGCTCCATAGCTTCAGCCCTCAAGGCTGAAAAGCTAATACTTCTTACGGATGTAAATGGAATAATGGATAATAACAAAAAGCTCATACCTACAATAAACAGGTCGAAGATAAAGGCCTTCATATCAAAAGGTATAATTTCAGGCGGTATGCTGCCAAAAGTCCAGGCGTGCCAGAACGCCCTTAAGGAAGGAGTCGGGAAAACACATATAATTGACGGCCGTATCCCCCACGCCCTGCTTTTAGAGATTTTCACAAAGAAGGGCATCGGCACAGAGATTGTAAAATAA
- a CDS encoding septal ring lytic transglycosylase RlpA family protein has protein sequence MNKYFFNRLSRLIVTTILTILIIFIISCAPSRYERYPEASYTSASWYGPDFHGRPTASGERFDMYSRTCAHREHPFGTKLRVTNLSNGKSVDCIVNDRGPFVAGRDLDLSYASAKEIGLIGPGTGKVRIDVLGRESRYKGAVRVSDTVSVAAPKGPFVVQVGSFKEHQNAIRLKTALELKYRGVYVEETFLDGEKYFRVRLGKFNSSKDAYSLANTLAEEGYKVIIVK, from the coding sequence ATGAATAAATACTTTTTCAACAGGCTATCAAGACTCATTGTTACCACGATTCTTACAATCCTTATAATATTCATCATCTCTTGCGCTCCCTCCCGTTATGAAAGATACCCCGAGGCGAGCTATACCTCTGCCTCCTGGTATGGCCCGGATTTTCACGGAAGGCCTACAGCTTCAGGTGAAAGGTTTGACATGTATTCCAGAACATGTGCCCACAGAGAGCATCCATTCGGTACAAAACTCAGAGTTACAAATCTGTCGAATGGGAAGTCTGTCGATTGCATTGTAAATGACAGGGGGCCTTTTGTGGCTGGCAGAGACCTTGACCTCTCATATGCTTCGGCAAAAGAGATCGGACTTATCGGTCCCGGCACAGGCAAGGTCAGAATAGATGTCCTGGGAAGAGAAAGCAGGTACAAAGGCGCGGTACGAGTCTCCGACACTGTCAGCGTAGCAGCTCCAAAAGGGCCATTTGTGGTTCAGGTTGGCTCCTTTAAAGAACATCAAAATGCCATCCGTCTTAAAACAGCCCTTGAATTAAAATACAGAGGGGTTTATGTTGAAGAGACCTTCTTAGATGGTGAGAAATATTTCAGGGTCAGGCTGGGAAAGTTTAACAGCAGTAAGGATGCCTATTCCCTGGCAAATACCCTCGCGGAGGAAGGGTATAAGGTTATAATTGTGAAGTAA